The Canis lupus familiaris isolate Mischka breed German Shepherd chromosome X, alternate assembly UU_Cfam_GSD_1.0, whole genome shotgun sequence genome has a segment encoding these proteins:
- the MID1IP1 gene encoding mid1-interacting protein 1: MMQICDTYNQKHSLFNAMNRFIGAVNNMDQTVMVPSLLRDVPLAEPGLDNDVGVEVGGSGGCLEERTPPAPGPGSANGGFFAPSRDMYSHYVLLKSIRNDIEWGVLHQPPPPPGSEEGNAWKSKDILVDLSHLEGAEAGEEDLEQQFHYHLRGLHSVLSKLTRKANILTNRYKQEIGFSNWGQ, encoded by the coding sequence ATGATGCAGATCTGCGACACCTACAACCAGAAGCACTCGCTCTTTAACGCCATGAACCGCTTCATCGGCGCGGTGAACAACATGGACCAGACGGTGATGGTGCCCAGCCTGCTGCGCGACGTGCCCCTGGCCGAGCCCGGGCTGGACAACGACGTGGGCGTGGAGGTGGGCGGCAGTGGCGGCTGCCTGGAGGAGCGcacgcccccggcccccggcccgggcAGCGCCAACGGCGGCTTTTTCGCGCCCTCCCGGGACATGTACAGCCACTACGTGCTGCTCAAGTCCATCCGCAACGACATCGAGTGGGGGGTCCTGcaccagccgccgccgccgccggggagcGAGGAGGGCAACGCCTGGAAGTCCAAGGACATCCTGGTGGACCTGAGCCACCTAGAGGGCGCGGAAGCCGGCGAGGAGGACCTGGAACAGCAGTTCCACTACCACCTGCGCGGGCTGCACTCTGTGCTCTCCAAACTCACGCGTAAAGccaacatcctcaccaacagaTACAAGCAGGAGATCGGCTTCAGCAATTGGGGCCAGTGA